Proteins encoded together in one Vulcanisaeta thermophila window:
- a CDS encoding APC family permease, giving the protein MAWIPGEERASKYDAQLRRALSFWDIAYLEIGSMIGSGWMFAPLFAAAVAGPASILSWLIAGILVYFIAEAYTEVASAFPRSGGLVRFPQYTHGLFAAFWIGWVTLLYVIAVAPAEALASTTYLSAIFPQLLIPGTSILSPLGYLVAAVLLIFYFFLNWFGVHVMGKVNTAVGWYKLLIPTFTVILLLAFLLHPINYSGLPGGFMPYGLASVFVAIPTTGIAFAYLGFRQSVEFSGEVRRPREIAIGAVLGFTLVVIIYVLLETAFVGAIEWSKVGVTPGDWKALTSSVLVHGPIYQVLTLSGISVLLAFAVFMIIDSILSPSGTGWIYIGGTARSLYGMAANGQLPEFFLHLNKYRVPKWGTIAALILGFLFIYKFPAWSLIVGFITSAGYFTFIISGPLPLALRKMAPNIPRYYRIPAISIFSALATISVYLILYWSTFDVLWGVVVFMLAGLPLFFIYVLPKLGASRSEGIIAGIIYWLALVLSTVFLLYYPVVVPYQKLHGLPLNTYYVGSFLSFYLIMLALTVGLTLFLSRKIPREARQHINAGWWVVAVIFTVLPLSFFGQFGYLAKPLIPFPYDTLIAIIMGVAIHLYAVRSAFMTEDLKAAIQRAGSP; this is encoded by the coding sequence ATGGCTTGGATACCTGGTGAGGAGAGAGCCTCTAAATATGATGCTCAGCTTAGGAGAGCTTTAAGTTTTTGGGACATAGCGTACCTAGAGATTGGTTCGATGATTGGTAGTGGTTGGATGTTCGCACCCTTATTTGCAGCCGCCGTTGCAGGGCCTGCCTCGATACTCTCGTGGTTAATAGCGGGAATACTTGTTTATTTCATAGCGGAGGCATATACCGAAGTGGCCAGTGCATTTCCCAGGTCTGGCGGTTTGGTTAGGTTCCCGCAGTATACTCATGGGCTTTTCGCTGCATTTTGGATTGGGTGGGTGACACTGCTTTATGTAATTGCGGTGGCACCAGCCGAGGCTTTGGCGTCGACCACGTACTTATCGGCGATTTTCCCGCAATTACTAATTCCAGGAACCTCCATCCTAAGTCCACTTGGTTACCTGGTTGCCGCTGTGTTGTTGATCTTCTACTTCTTCCTCAATTGGTTTGGTGTTCACGTAATGGGTAAAGTCAACACTGCAGTTGGTTGGTATAAGCTACTGATACCCACATTCACGGTAATACTACTCCTGGCCTTCCTACTTCACCCAATTAACTACTCGGGCTTACCAGGTGGTTTCATGCCCTATGGCTTGGCCAGTGTGTTTGTGGCAATACCCACAACTGGGATAGCCTTTGCATACCTAGGCTTTAGGCAAAGTGTTGAGTTTTCAGGGGAGGTAAGGAGGCCTAGGGAGATTGCGATAGGTGCTGTTTTAGGTTTCACACTGGTTGTCATAATCTACGTACTTCTCGAGACCGCATTTGTCGGCGCCATTGAGTGGAGTAAGGTAGGTGTTACTCCTGGTGATTGGAAAGCCTTAACCTCATCAGTCCTGGTTCATGGCCCTATATACCAGGTGCTAACGTTATCGGGTATATCGGTATTGCTAGCCTTCGCAGTGTTTATGATCATAGACTCAATCCTCTCTCCATCAGGCACTGGGTGGATTTACATTGGTGGTACAGCAAGGTCGCTTTACGGCATGGCTGCGAACGGGCAATTGCCTGAGTTCTTCCTCCACCTCAATAAGTACAGGGTACCCAAGTGGGGTACGATAGCCGCGTTGATCCTGGGCTTCCTATTTATTTATAAATTCCCGGCATGGAGCTTAATAGTTGGTTTTATCACCAGCGCTGGTTATTTCACGTTCATAATTTCAGGGCCATTACCACTGGCACTTAGGAAAATGGCACCCAACATACCGAGGTATTACAGGATACCCGCCATCTCAATATTCTCAGCATTAGCAACAATATCGGTTTACCTAATCCTCTACTGGTCCACGTTCGATGTGCTCTGGGGCGTTGTTGTGTTTATGTTAGCAGGTCTACCCCTATTCTTCATATACGTACTGCCCAAGTTAGGTGCCAGTAGGTCTGAAGGTATCATCGCCGGCATTATATACTGGTTAGCCCTTGTGTTATCAACGGTATTCCTCCTATACTACCCAGTTGTTGTTCCATACCAGAAACTACACGGTCTACCACTGAATACGTACTACGTGGGTAGCTTCTTAAGCTTCTACCTAATAATGCTTGCGTTAACCGTGGGCCTAACGTTATTCCTATCGAGAAAAATACCGAGAGAGGCAAGGCAGCATATTAATGCTGGTTGGTGGGTTGTTGCAGTTATATTCACGGTACTACCCCTGTCATTCTTTGGCCAGTTTGGTTACTTAGCCAAGCCACTAATTCCATTCCCGTATGATACATTAATCGCAATAATAATGGGCGTAGCAATACACTTATACGCCGTTCGCAGCGCCTTCATGACGGAGGACCTCAAGGCAGCCATACAGAGGGCTGGGAGTCCTTAA
- the aroF gene encoding 3-deoxy-7-phosphoheptulonate synthase produces MIIRVSRDRLDQVLSLLDKSRVPFRTVRIYNEDLIVTWPDAKVDDKAIKAIDPNAVIIEVKAKYQLASNKWRGRTVIDVNGVRVGGSEVVVAAGPCAVESYEQVRETAVAVKEAGARMLRGGAFKPRTSPYSFQGLGVEGLKILRKVGDEVGLPVVSEVMDTRMVGTVAEYVDVLQIGARNAQNFDLLREVGRTGKPVLLKRGLGNTVEEWLQAAEYVMLEGDGNVILCERGIRTFEHSTRFTLDIGAVVVAKQLTHLPICVDPSHPAGKREYVIPMALAAIAAGADMLLVEVHPRPWEALSDAEQQLTFDMFRELMSKAREVARAIGRSL; encoded by the coding sequence ATGATAATCAGGGTCAGTAGGGACAGGTTAGACCAGGTACTCAGTCTCCTTGATAAGTCCAGGGTACCCTTCAGAACGGTGAGGATTTACAACGAGGACTTGATAGTCACGTGGCCCGATGCAAAGGTTGATGATAAGGCCATCAAGGCCATAGACCCAAACGCAGTTATCATTGAGGTAAAGGCCAAGTACCAACTAGCCAGTAATAAGTGGAGGGGCAGGACCGTCATTGACGTTAACGGGGTTAGGGTTGGGGGGAGTGAGGTTGTGGTTGCCGCGGGGCCCTGCGCCGTGGAGAGTTATGAGCAGGTTAGGGAGACCGCGGTTGCGGTTAAGGAGGCCGGTGCAAGGATGCTCAGGGGCGGTGCCTTCAAGCCCAGGACAAGCCCGTACAGCTTCCAGGGGCTTGGTGTTGAGGGGCTGAAAATACTCAGGAAGGTGGGTGATGAGGTTGGGCTGCCAGTGGTTAGTGAGGTTATGGATACCAGGATGGTGGGGACCGTGGCCGAGTACGTTGATGTGCTCCAGATAGGGGCTAGGAATGCCCAGAACTTCGACCTACTCAGGGAGGTGGGGAGGACCGGTAAGCCAGTCCTACTCAAGAGGGGCCTTGGTAATACTGTGGAGGAGTGGTTACAGGCTGCTGAGTACGTGATGCTGGAGGGTGATGGAAACGTGATACTCTGCGAGAGGGGTATTAGGACCTTTGAGCACTCCACCAGGTTCACCCTGGACATAGGAGCCGTGGTAGTGGCCAAGCAGTTAACGCACCTACCCATTTGCGTGGACCCGTCACATCCAGCGGGCAAGCGTGAGTACGTGATACCCATGGCCCTGGCCGCCATAGCCGCTGGGGCTGACATGCTACTCGTGGAGGTTCATCCAAGGCCCTGGGAGGCCCTTTCAGATGCAGAGCAGCAATTAACCTTTGATATGTTTAGGGAGTTAATGAGTAAGGCCCGTGAGGTGGCCAGGGCAATTGGTAGGTCTCTATGA
- a CDS encoding shikimate dehydrogenase family protein: MQVYAVIGYPLRYTLSPSIHNYVFRKLGVDAMYVPLRVSPEKLHHFLEVARESLAGFNVTMPHKTEVAKELDWASREVVETGSVNTVHVINGRLHGYNTDYRAIVNSLRERGYGGGPTLMIGAGGVARAALIAVRDLGCRIVHVVNRTRERALELCRESQLGGLDCQVMVGDDVAGDYELLINATPLGTGENDELPINLGRMRPRIVLDLPYKPKGDTALTAWARGRGLLVIDGIEILIRQALEADRIWLGMEVNMDWREVRRVITESHPTP; encoded by the coding sequence ATGCAGGTTTACGCAGTGATAGGCTACCCGCTCAGGTACACCCTATCACCGAGCATTCATAATTACGTATTCAGGAAACTGGGCGTGGACGCCATGTACGTACCCCTCAGGGTATCCCCAGAGAAGCTCCATCACTTCCTGGAGGTGGCCAGGGAATCACTGGCGGGTTTCAACGTAACCATGCCCCACAAGACCGAGGTGGCTAAGGAACTAGATTGGGCGTCTAGGGAGGTTGTGGAGACCGGCAGTGTTAATACTGTGCACGTGATCAATGGGAGACTCCATGGGTACAACACGGACTACAGGGCCATAGTTAATTCGCTGAGGGAGAGGGGCTACGGTGGAGGGCCCACATTAATGATCGGGGCCGGTGGTGTGGCAAGGGCGGCACTCATTGCCGTGAGGGACTTGGGGTGCAGGATTGTTCACGTTGTGAATAGGACCAGAGAAAGGGCCCTGGAGCTGTGTAGGGAGTCCCAGTTGGGTGGTTTGGATTGCCAGGTAATGGTGGGTGATGATGTTGCTGGTGATTACGAACTACTGATAAACGCGACACCACTGGGTACCGGTGAAAATGATGAGTTGCCCATAAACCTGGGCAGGATGAGGCCAAGGATAGTCCTAGACCTACCCTACAAACCCAAGGGTGACACGGCCCTGACAGCGTGGGCCAGGGGTAGGGGTTTGTTGGTCATTGATGGTATTGAAATCCTCATAAGGCAGGCGCTGGAGGCTGACAGGATATGGCTGGGCATGGAGGTAAACATGGACTGGCGTGAGGTAAGGAGGGTGATAACTGAGTCACACCCAACCCCCTAA
- a CDS encoding type I 3-dehydroquinate dehydratase, producing the protein MMPWKQLLSRKPLLVCAYPVTSLSTPPVPSGCEAVELRLDYLDGLESRIEGVKEFIRHISSGCPTIVTIREPSEGGAQWVSEDVKWELLSFSKGLGALVDVEAELVMRDPRFRGLASDSIVSRHVFNEGVSVVNYLNGDLRLAREVGALVYKVFTVRDEDYPEMMKLLLMGGDDLNIAVIPMRPRFRAAAMFMGTALMYCSVGQGTAPGQLGIEECVRIKELIHRL; encoded by the coding sequence ATGATGCCATGGAAGCAACTACTGAGTAGGAAACCACTGCTGGTCTGTGCGTACCCAGTTACGAGCCTCTCTACACCCCCTGTACCCAGTGGTTGTGAGGCTGTGGAGTTGAGGCTTGATTACCTGGATGGTTTGGAGTCCAGGATTGAGGGCGTTAAGGAATTCATAAGGCACATATCCAGTGGGTGCCCAACCATCGTGACCATTAGGGAGCCCAGTGAGGGTGGTGCCCAGTGGGTGAGTGAGGATGTGAAGTGGGAACTGCTCAGTTTCAGTAAGGGGTTGGGCGCGCTGGTTGATGTGGAGGCTGAGTTGGTAATGAGGGATCCAAGGTTCAGGGGCTTAGCCAGCGACTCCATAGTCTCCAGGCACGTGTTCAATGAGGGAGTGAGCGTGGTGAACTACCTAAATGGTGATCTTAGGTTAGCCAGGGAGGTTGGCGCATTGGTTTACAAGGTGTTCACGGTTAGGGATGAGGACTACCCCGAAATGATGAAGCTATTACTAATGGGCGGTGATGACTTAAACATAGCCGTGATACCCATGAGGCCCAGGTTCAGGGCTGCTGCTATGTTCATGGGCACGGCGCTGATGTACTGCTCAGTGGGTCAGGGAACGGCGCCGGGTCAATTGGGTATTGAGGAGTGCGTGAGGATAAAGGAATTGATTCACAGGCTTTAG
- a CDS encoding shikimate kinase, with product MEFTTYGGISVINAVPALLGGAMAINLRVTVKIERGGPCPTNDFINFIINYTRNKLGFEPPSDLCITVDSEVPSGSGLKSNSAVATGVVYALSNYLGLGLSPVDAARVAAEATKAHGSSITGAFDDASASILCGGVLTDNGSMRVIKQFRLGDEYVVVLTGFRSGKRLANLDRLRALGGVYRELFSIALRDVWRAATLNGVLVAESLGYWDALEVIGRAISMGAVASGVSGNGPAIFAVFKREEEGPFLDFVSSRFGYYLTSGFVDVRFTV from the coding sequence ATGGAGTTCACAACGTACGGCGGAATCTCAGTAATAAATGCAGTACCGGCACTGCTGGGCGGAGCCATGGCAATAAACCTGAGGGTTACCGTTAAAATTGAAAGGGGAGGCCCATGCCCCACCAACGACTTCATCAACTTCATAATTAATTACACAAGGAATAAACTGGGTTTTGAGCCACCCAGTGATTTATGCATCACCGTGGATAGTGAGGTACCCAGTGGTAGTGGCTTGAAGAGCAATAGCGCCGTGGCCACGGGCGTGGTTTACGCATTAAGTAATTACCTAGGGCTGGGTCTAAGCCCCGTGGATGCCGCGAGGGTCGCCGCAGAGGCCACGAAGGCCCATGGGTCCTCAATAACGGGCGCCTTCGACGACGCCAGCGCCAGTATACTATGTGGTGGTGTCCTGACGGACAATGGGTCCATGAGGGTTATTAAGCAGTTTAGGCTTGGTGATGAGTATGTGGTTGTTCTGACGGGCTTTAGGTCGGGTAAGAGGCTTGCAAATCTTGACAGGCTCAGGGCATTGGGTGGTGTTTATAGGGAGTTGTTTAGCATTGCCCTTAGGGATGTGTGGAGGGCAGCCACATTGAATGGGGTGTTGGTGGCCGAGTCCCTGGGCTACTGGGATGCCCTGGAGGTCATTGGTAGGGCCATTTCCATGGGCGCGGTGGCCAGTGGGGTTAGTGGTAATGGTCCAGCCATCTTCGCGGTGTTTAAGCGTGAGGAGGAGGGGCCATTCCTGGACTTCGTGAGTTCCAGGTTTGGTTATTACCTAACGAGTGGGTTTGTGGATGTTAGGTTCACGGTGTAG
- a CDS encoding chorismate mutase has protein sequence MRREIDEVDDELIRLMIRRLSIARELGRVKRELGLPIVDKDRELSVFSKWVKALAEHGVDVGTALELAQAIVKASTSTQLGTDLGVSVTIVGRGRLGKTLHNALSRVTKASLIGFGEPITEADLVILATRPTTDVVRYLNDNSGRLRGAVVADAFSVKSIMFNTLEKESLRLGFRYVSIHPLFGDVPNPIGETVVVIPSTTSGDGLELVRRVLTQSGFNVVVMGSPDEHDRVMAYLQAMHHLVLLSMYVALRDAGIRLDGALLTHSLRYTLMALDRVISQVDVVDEIQRLNPYSGIAREALAQSLKKVLRWAEDGRLSEVVGDDNQGQ, from the coding sequence TTGAGGAGGGAGATTGATGAGGTTGATGATGAGTTGATAAGGTTGATGATCAGGAGGTTGTCAATAGCCAGGGAATTAGGTAGGGTTAAGAGGGAGTTGGGGCTCCCCATTGTGGATAAGGATAGGGAACTAAGCGTATTCTCGAAGTGGGTTAAAGCCCTGGCGGAGCATGGGGTTGATGTGGGCACGGCGCTGGAGTTAGCCCAGGCCATAGTTAAGGCATCAACATCAACGCAGTTAGGCACGGACCTAGGGGTCAGCGTGACCATAGTTGGTAGGGGTAGGCTGGGCAAAACGCTCCATAATGCGCTCAGTAGGGTGACCAAGGCATCACTGATCGGCTTTGGGGAGCCCATTACTGAGGCTGACCTGGTTATACTGGCCACCAGGCCCACCACAGACGTGGTCAGGTACTTAAATGATAATTCAGGGAGGCTCAGGGGCGCCGTTGTTGCCGATGCCTTCTCCGTGAAATCGATAATGTTCAACACACTAGAGAAGGAATCCCTGAGGCTGGGGTTTAGGTACGTCAGTATACACCCACTCTTCGGTGATGTGCCCAACCCCATTGGCGAGACCGTGGTGGTGATACCATCCACAACCAGCGGTGATGGGCTTGAGCTGGTTAGGAGGGTTTTGACGCAGTCAGGCTTTAACGTTGTGGTCATGGGGAGCCCCGATGAGCATGATAGGGTCATGGCCTACTTACAGGCAATGCACCACCTGGTCCTCCTCTCCATGTACGTGGCCCTCAGGGACGCCGGTATAAGGTTGGACGGGGCCCTACTCACCCACAGCCTTAGGTACACGTTAATGGCGCTGGACAGGGTTATTTCCCAGGTGGATGTTGTTGATGAGATACAGAGGCTCAATCCCTACTCGGGCATTGCTAGGGAGGCGCTGGCTCAATCGTTAAAAAAGGTCCTTAGGTGGGCTGAGGATGGTAGGCTGAGCGAGGTGGTGGGGGATGATAATCAGGGTCAGTAG
- a CDS encoding APC family permease, translating into MGGIFYFFIGLTYAELGTAYPEAGGPSRYSLYTHGRVTNMLNAFADLLWYLFIPPIEAIAVVYGINYFTHNLLTPSGTPTLLGAVVAALLILLMVPFNYFGVKTFGISNLVIGVIKIILYLIVAIGLMAVVFIPSNFFGLPGGFTPYGIAGIFMAVPFGMFAFGGVRIIPDFAEEMRNPHRTIPLSIVLVVLGQLLVYILFSIAFVGAINWSKLDVTSGDWAGLAFIRKTNPFLYLSGTYGIPIVFVVTLIVALLGPFVVGYIYLGGGTRILFAMGRSRYVPDLMRYVHERYAIPYWALITFGMVGILLALLTAPFPSIYGLIDDAVVAGYLGFAVNPVAMIASRMQGKEPLFKLPGGFWIGLIAFIGASYITYWSGWPAVPYAVAFILVASLIFGGIFRVYEHLRNAVWYIVYMIVMVILTYIGQTASGPFPILPFPWDMVVVTILSIIFYVWGVYSRLPTPYTKYAVQLE; encoded by the coding sequence CTGGGTGGGATTTTCTACTTCTTTATAGGTCTCACCTATGCTGAGCTTGGCACAGCGTATCCCGAGGCCGGTGGGCCAAGTAGGTACTCACTTTATACGCATGGTAGGGTTACTAACATGCTTAATGCCTTCGCCGATTTACTGTGGTACTTATTCATACCACCAATTGAGGCCATAGCCGTAGTATACGGAATAAACTACTTCACACATAACCTACTAACTCCCTCGGGCACGCCTACATTATTGGGCGCTGTCGTTGCCGCCCTCCTCATACTCCTCATGGTTCCATTTAATTACTTCGGTGTTAAGACCTTCGGTATATCAAACCTTGTAATAGGTGTAATTAAGATCATTCTGTACTTAATCGTTGCCATTGGGCTTATGGCTGTGGTATTCATACCAAGTAATTTCTTTGGTCTACCAGGCGGTTTCACGCCCTACGGGATAGCCGGAATTTTCATGGCCGTGCCCTTTGGTATGTTTGCCTTTGGTGGTGTCAGGATAATACCTGACTTTGCCGAGGAAATGAGGAATCCGCATAGAACAATACCCCTCTCAATAGTCCTCGTGGTCCTGGGCCAATTACTTGTGTACATACTCTTTAGTATTGCGTTTGTGGGCGCGATAAACTGGTCAAAGTTAGATGTCACCTCTGGTGATTGGGCAGGTTTAGCGTTTATTAGGAAAACAAACCCATTCCTTTACTTAAGCGGTACTTACGGAATACCCATAGTTTTTGTTGTTACCTTGATAGTGGCTTTACTTGGACCCTTCGTAGTCGGTTACATATACCTTGGTGGCGGTACCAGGATCTTATTTGCCATGGGCAGGTCAAGGTATGTACCTGACTTGATGAGGTACGTACATGAGAGGTACGCAATACCCTACTGGGCATTGATAACCTTCGGCATGGTGGGGATACTACTCGCATTACTGACTGCACCATTCCCCAGTATTTACGGCCTGATCGATGATGCCGTGGTCGCTGGCTACTTAGGGTTCGCTGTCAATCCCGTGGCCATGATCGCATCCAGGATGCAGGGTAAGGAGCCATTGTTCAAATTACCCGGGGGCTTCTGGATAGGTTTAATAGCCTTCATAGGTGCATCATACATCACATACTGGTCAGGCTGGCCTGCCGTACCTTATGCAGTCGCGTTTATACTAGTTGCATCGTTAATCTTCGGAGGTATCTTCAGGGTTTATGAGCATTTAAGAAATGCCGTTTGGTACATAGTGTATATGATTGTCATGGTAATACTCACCTACATAGGCCAAACAGCTAGTGGGCCATTTCCCATACTGCCATTCCCATGGGATATGGTTGTGGTTACCATTCTCTCCATAATCTTCTATGTATGGGGTGTATACTCAAGACTACCAACACCATATACAAAGTATGCAGTACAGCTAGAGTAA
- the aroC gene encoding chorismate synthase, translating into MSSIGVVFRVTTFGESHGPAIGVVIDGVPAGIELREDEIRRELNRRRFCQLPILNPRCEDEEFQILSGVKDGFTEGTPIAIVIWNKRAVSDYYQELWMKPRPGHADLAYYLKFGRFYDHRGGGRASGRETAARIAAGAVAKAVLRQTIGVEVISHLVEIGGVAINRDDYTFEDVVKAWEKPLPMVDDEAMNRAIEVLINAVKEGDSVGGIGEVLTTEVPPGLGEPVFDKLKADIAKAVMSIGSAVGIEFGLGFRLARMRGSEANDQVILRNGRPRLATNRIGGTLGGMSIGEPIRFRVAFKPTPSIRKPQRTVDLEKMEETTIVFRGRYDVSTAPKAILAAEAMTAIVLVDHAMRAGLIPRVVRK; encoded by the coding sequence ATGAGTAGTATTGGTGTGGTCTTTAGGGTGACCACATTCGGGGAGAGTCATGGACCAGCGATTGGCGTGGTTATTGATGGTGTGCCCGCGGGTATTGAGTTGAGGGAGGATGAAATTAGGCGTGAGCTCAATAGGAGGAGGTTCTGCCAATTGCCCATTCTAAACCCCAGGTGTGAGGATGAGGAGTTCCAGATCCTGTCTGGGGTTAAGGATGGCTTCACCGAGGGTACACCAATAGCCATCGTCATTTGGAATAAGAGGGCAGTGTCAGATTACTACCAGGAGTTATGGATGAAGCCAAGGCCAGGGCATGCGGACCTGGCTTACTACCTAAAGTTTGGTAGGTTCTATGATCATAGGGGTGGTGGTAGGGCCAGCGGTCGTGAAACCGCGGCCAGGATAGCCGCCGGTGCCGTGGCCAAGGCAGTGCTTAGGCAGACCATTGGTGTTGAGGTAATAAGCCACCTGGTGGAGATCGGTGGTGTTGCCATTAATAGGGATGATTACACCTTCGAGGATGTGGTTAAGGCGTGGGAGAAACCACTCCCCATGGTTGATGACGAAGCAATGAATAGGGCCATTGAGGTATTGATAAACGCCGTTAAGGAGGGCGATAGCGTGGGCGGGATTGGTGAAGTACTGACCACTGAGGTACCTCCAGGGCTTGGGGAGCCGGTGTTCGATAAGTTAAAGGCGGACATAGCCAAGGCCGTGATGTCCATTGGGAGTGCCGTGGGCATAGAGTTCGGCCTGGGCTTTAGGTTGGCTAGGATGAGGGGTAGCGAGGCCAATGACCAGGTAATACTGAGGAACGGGAGGCCGAGGCTTGCCACGAACAGGATCGGGGGTACCCTGGGCGGTATGAGCATTGGCGAGCCCATTAGGTTCAGGGTCGCCTTCAAGCCCACACCAAGCATTAGGAAGCCCCAGAGGACCGTGGACCTGGAGAAGATGGAGGAGACCACCATAGTATTTAGGGGGCGTTATGACGTGTCCACTGCGCCCAAGGCCATACTGGCTGCGGAGGCCATGACCGCCATAGTCCTCGTGGACCACGCCATGAGGGCTGGGTTAATACCGAGGGTCGTTAGGAAGTAG
- a CDS encoding retropepsin-like aspartic protease: MMGFVYVNVVIHGIRASRSINMLVDTGSTYIVLSPGVIRELGLHETPYTVDLVMANGGKVRARLYLAEAEVKGRRGPVLVAELNTPVPLLGVYALETLGFRVNPRTGELEEVSPEGGYLLTLLPNDPRY; the protein is encoded by the coding sequence ATGATGGGGTTTGTTTACGTAAATGTGGTTATTCATGGTATCAGGGCATCGAGGAGCATCAATATGCTGGTGGATACGGGATCCACGTACATAGTGCTAAGTCCCGGGGTTATAAGGGAGTTGGGGCTTCATGAGACTCCCTACACCGTGGACCTGGTCATGGCTAATGGCGGTAAGGTTAGGGCCAGGTTATACCTGGCGGAGGCTGAGGTTAAGGGTAGGAGGGGGCCTGTGCTTGTGGCTGAGTTAAACACCCCAGTGCCCCTCCTCGGGGTTTATGCGCTCGAGACCCTGGGCTTTAGGGTAAATCCAAGGACTGGGGAGCTTGAGGAGGTTTCGCCAGAGGGTGGTTACCTACTTACGCTACTTCCTAACGACCCTCGGTATTAA
- the aroB gene encoding 3-dehydroquinate synthase, with translation MREFHYRTRDGLTRVLINVDHGEAIDELTRDHTKVLVIASKSIVNQLRTSHPTIIIGDGEESKDMSTVLTLIGKAHSMGLDRDGLIVGVGGGSVLDTVGFTASIYMRGVDYVNVPTTMLSMVDAALGGKTAVNAMGIKNVIGIIRQPRAIIVDLGFLRTLPEHNYLDGFGEVIKYGVTLDRDLLNYVITNHGDLRARDPRALEYVITRSLTLKARIVEEDEEDRLSVRLVLNYGHTVGHAIESATNFSISHGRAVSMGMVCEAQVGVRLGFTREYVVDVLIKALGMYDLLTKNLPLNNEALIKAMLSDKKRSGSVIKLPVVTQVGSWAMVKVPIEEFTRMVTETCRFTQ, from the coding sequence ATGAGGGAGTTCCACTACAGGACGAGGGATGGATTAACGAGGGTCCTAATCAACGTGGACCACGGGGAGGCCATTGATGAGCTGACCAGGGACCACACCAAGGTCCTAGTGATTGCTTCAAAATCCATAGTCAACCAACTACGCACAAGCCACCCAACAATAATCATTGGTGATGGTGAGGAGTCCAAGGACATGAGCACGGTGCTCACCCTGATAGGGAAAGCGCACTCAATGGGCCTTGATAGGGATGGGCTAATCGTGGGGGTTGGGGGTGGTAGTGTCCTGGATACCGTGGGCTTCACGGCATCCATATACATGAGGGGTGTGGATTACGTCAATGTACCAACCACCATGCTGTCCATGGTGGACGCTGCCCTTGGGGGTAAGACCGCAGTTAACGCCATGGGGATTAAGAACGTGATTGGCATTATAAGGCAGCCCAGGGCCATAATAGTGGACCTGGGCTTCCTAAGGACATTACCAGAGCATAACTACCTTGATGGGTTTGGGGAGGTTATTAAGTACGGCGTGACCCTGGACAGGGACCTACTTAACTACGTAATCACAAATCACGGGGACCTAAGGGCCAGGGACCCCAGGGCGTTGGAGTACGTAATAACCAGGTCACTAACCCTCAAGGCCAGGATTGTGGAGGAAGATGAGGAAGATAGACTGAGCGTAAGGCTTGTGCTTAATTACGGGCATACCGTGGGTCACGCCATAGAGAGCGCAACGAATTTCAGTATATCCCATGGTAGGGCTGTCTCCATGGGCATGGTATGCGAGGCCCAGGTGGGCGTTAGGTTAGGGTTTACGAGGGAGTACGTGGTTGATGTGTTAATAAAGGCGCTGGGTATGTACGACCTATTAACCAAAAACCTGCCCTTAAACAACGAGGCCCTCATTAAGGCCATGCTCAGTGATAAGAAGAGGAGTGGTTCCGTTATTAAACTGCCCGTGGTTACCCAAGTGGGTAGTTGGGCCATGGTTAAGGTGCCCATTGAGGAATTCACAAGGATGGTGACTGAGACATGCAGGTTTACGCAGTGA